Genomic segment of Anaerobacillus alkaliphilus:
TCGATAACCCCTGATAGAGTGGTGCAATACCTTTGGAGAATGAAAAGGTGGAATGTCATTTGGATTTGGATTGCACCTCTGTCATTCTTCATCGATGTCTATATTTGGTATCCATCTTTGCCTCTAGGCATGGCTATTGCGCTGTTTATCTATATTTTCTCCATCTTGGAATATATCAATTATTTCCATCTTCAGCTATCGTATGATAATGTTTCTGACATTAAGTACCTTGCCAAGACTAGAAGGTTGAAGCAAGCTTGTATAAGTAAGGATTTCGTTAGGAAGCGGCTTAACCGGTAATTTGTGTAAAGGGTAAGTTTTTTCCTGAGCAATCCTGAAGAAGAAAGGGAAAGCCGTTCGTTATAGATCCTATTAGCGAAGATACAACAGTCTATTTAAGTAGACAACTAAATCAAGTAAGTGAGTAAACCTTGTAATTACTCATTTTCACAAAGGAATTGATATCATTCGATGATCAAAAAATTGTTAACTGCACTATATGTTTCCCTGCTTGTAAGCGGCTTTTATTTGATTGCAGGTTTGATCATGCAGGACTCTATTTTGTTTGCTGCAATAGTGTTTGTATACACCGCAATTGGAACCGTTATTTATGGGATTCCAGTATCTTTACTGTCAGATTGGTTAACGAAAAACATGCAAGACTACCGTCTGCTGGTAGCGGGGCTAATCCATCTATTCTTTGGGGCAGCAACTGTAATATTTATTGATTTTCTAGCGTATTATGCGGTCTTCAGTGCCTGTCTCTTTTTTGTTATTAATGAATGGCTGCACCGAAGAGAGAGAAGCAGGAAAAAGCTGCTTGGCAGTAGTCTTGTTATTGTTGCGTTTTTGGCATTGGCTATTTTTGCAGTTTATAAGGTTCCTCCACTCTTTCAAGAAAAGACTAATACGATTTATTTAATTCCGGAAGGTTTTGAAGGTCCGATAATTGTGTTCTATAGTGAGCCTAATCAGCCGAAGCCGGAAACAGAAGGAGCATATAAAGTCGTTCCAGTTGAAGTTGCAAAGCTAAAAGAAGATGAGGACACATATGGGTTTTATAAGACATCGTCTCCACAATCATTCGGGATATTAAATAACGAGTATTATTACGTAGATCAAGCAGGAGAAAGAACTATGATTCCTCATGATTGTGTCCACTATGACGGGGTCGGCTCATTTAATGATTCCAACGGCAAGACCGCAAACTATGAGAAGCTACAATTGACAAAAAGTATGTGTGGCGAAAACTATTTTATGCAAGGAAATGAACGTTACAGGCGGCTCAGTGATAAAGTGCTAGAACGGATGTTTGAGGACTAGTCGTTAAAAGGAGTTGCAAAATGCAGCTCCTTTTTAACACTGGTTTATTGAGCAGTTTAGATGAAGATGAAAAGAATCATAGTATTACCGGAGGTGCAAATGATTAAATTAACTGATAAAAATTCTGATAGTGTAATCATTGTAATCCACGAAATTTATGGAATAAATCAACATATGAAGAATTTTTGTGAGTCTCTATCAGAACAGAATTTTGATGTTTTCTGTCCTGATTTATACGAGAGTCATACACCATTTGAATATCATCAAGAGAAAGTAGCTTATCATCATTTTATGGAGAACGTTGGTTTTGACAAGGCATTACATAAAATAAAAGATATTTTGTCAGATATTAAAAATCAATACAAAAGAATATTTATTGTCGGATTTAGTGTTGGGGCGACCATAGCTTGGTTATGTAGTGAGGATGAATCTGTTGATGGAATAGTAGGATACTATGGTTCACGTATTAGAAATTATGTTGGCATTTTACCAAAATCTCCAGTAATGCTTTTCTTTTCCACTGAAGAAAAATCATGTAATGTGGATGAGTTAATTTCCACTTTGGATAAAAAGAATAGTAAGCTATATAAATTCAGTGGTCAACATGGATTCAGTGACGCGTACTCTTCAAAATATAATGAGGAGTCAGCACAAAAAGCATATACACAAATGATGAATTTCTTTCAGAAATTACGTTAACTCAAATGACTCTTTATCGAGAAAGGGGTGTGAGTGTTTTGCAGTTTGATTTTCTCAGCGTTATGTTAACTTTTGGACTTTTTATACTTATTTTTTCGCCTATACTATTTTCAAAAAAGCAGAAAGATAGCACTGAATATATTGGATGGGTTGGACTATTTAGGTCTAGGTGGTTTGGTATTCCACTCATTTTTCTTTTGCTATTTGGGAATTACACAGAGTTTGCTTTTTTAAATATTGTATACATCATTATTTCTTCTATAATAGTTTCGTTTTTGATTTCCCTAATAGCAAATCGCAAAGGGTTATTAAAAAAAAGCACTGATGTCTCGTAAAGGCTCGTTCTGTACTGCGTTAATTCAAGGAGGAATTAACGCTTTTTTGCGGGATTTATTAGCAATAACAATGAGCAAGTATTTTAGAGTTTAGGAGGATGAGGGATTTATGGAAAAAGAAATTAATTTTAGAATAGCAACAGAACAAGATCTGGATAAAATTGTTGAAATGCTAGCTGATGATGTTTTAGGGAGAAAAAGGGAGAGATATGAGCAACCCCTTCCAGATAGTTACATAGAAGCGTTCAGAGCTATTTCATCTGACCCAAACAATGAATTAGTTGTAGCATGTCATGGAGATGAAATCATAGGCGTTCAACAAATTACCTTCACTCCATATATAACATATCAGGGCGGTTGGAGGGCTACCATTGAAGGGGTAAGAACTTCATCTGCTTCTCGTGGAAAAGGTATAGGTACTGAACTAATTAATTGGGGAATTAACCGTGCCAAAGAACGTGGATGTCACTTAGTACAGCTCACAACAGATAAAGAGCGTCCTGATGCTTTGAGATTTTATGAGAAGTTAGGCTTTAAGGCAACACATGAAGGATTAAAACTAAAACTCAAATAAGTATAGGATAAGCACATTCAAGGGTGGTTGTTCCGATTTAATTTTTCAACTCTTTAAGGTGTTAACTTTAAAAAAATATTTTCATAAATCATCTTTACAACTTCCTGAATTTGGTGATACTATAGAGCAAATCAAACGCAATGAAGAGAAGAGTAGATAGCGATCATTTTTTACAGAGAGCTCCGGTAGCTGAAAAGGAGTAAAGATGAAGTTATTGAACCAAGCCTCCGAGCGGCACATCGGAATCTTTTAGGGGATGGTGTGACAGGTGCTCCTGTTATAGAGCTAGGGTATAAGCTGATTGCCGTACCTGACAAGGTTAATATGGTGACATATTAATAAACTGGGGTGGTACCACGAACAAATCTCGTCCCCAAGACATACGTCTTGGAGGTGAGATTTTTTTTATTGGCCAAAATTGAGTAGGAGGGAAGGACATGGATAACTTTTTAACAAAATTAGTGGCAGAAGATGTGAAGGAGGCAACGTTTCAACGACCGATTTGCACTCGTTTTCCTCCTGAACCGAATGGGTATTTGCACATTGGAAGTGCCTATGCCATTCACACCAATTATATGATTGCTAAAGAGTTCAAAGGAAAATTTAATCTGAGGTTTGATGATACCAATCCGCTAAAGGAGGACATTGAATACGTAAACGCTATTATTGAGGATCTGGAATGGCTGGAATATAGACCAGACAATATCTTTTACGGTTCGGATTATTCAGAGCAAATTTTTGAGTCGGCTGTTAGGCTGATAAAAAAGGGGAAGGCTTACGTATGTGATCTGTCTCCAAAGGAAATGACGGAATACCGGGGAACATTAACTGAAGGTGGCAAGGATAGTCCTTACCGTCATCGATCGGTGGAGGAGAACCTAGAGTTATTTTTAAAAATGAAGAATGGTGATTTCGCTAACGCATCAAAGGTGCTACGGGCAAAAATTGACATGAGCTCAGCAAATATCAACTTACGTGACCCTGTGTTGTACAGAATTATTCATGCTTCGCATTACAGAACCGGAAATGACTGGTGTATTTATCCAATGTACGACTTTGCACATCCAATTCAAGATGCGATTGAAGGAATTACACATTCTTTATGCTCCATTGAGTTTAAGGATCACCGTCCTTTGTATGAGTGGGTATTAAATGAATTAGATCTGATTGAGCCACCGAAACAAAGGGAGTTCGGACGATTGAACGTAACGGGAGTCGTAACAAGCAAACGATTTTTACGAGAACTGGTTCATGGAGGTTATGTTGATGGTTGGGATGATCCGCGGATGCCAACAATTCGAGGAATGAGAAGACGGGGCTTTACACCTTCAGCTATTCGTCATTTTATTGAAGAGATAGGGTTGGCTAAACATCAAACAGTTGTAGATATGGCTATGCTTGAACATTCGGTTCGCAATGATCTGAAACCTAAAGCGCCTAGTGTGATGGCGGTTTTAGAACCGTTACGCGTTGTCATTACCAATTATCCAGAAGGACAAACCGAGTACCTAACAGTGAAAAACAACAGTGAAAATCCTGAGCTAGGTAGTAGAGAAGTTCCATTTTCCAGGGTTGTCTATATTGAAAGAGAAGATTTTATGGAAGTACCTGAGCCTGGCTTTAAGAGGTTAACGTTAGGGACAGAGGTCCGCTTAATGGGCGCTTATTTTATCAAGTGTGACGAGGTTGTTAAAGATACAAATGGTGAGACTTTTGAGTTGCGTTGTACCTATGATCCAGAAACGAAAAGTGGTACTGGTTTTAAAGGGCGAAAAGTAAAAGGGACAATTCACTGGGTTTCAGCAGAACATGCGGTAAAAGTAGATGTTCATTTGTACTATAAGCTTTTAGTAGAGGAGAACGAGAAAGAATCAACGTGGGAGGAGAAAATCAATACAAACTCATTAGCCATTCGTAAAGGTGTGGTCGTTGAACCGTCTATTGCAAACGCATTGCCAGAAGAGAAATTTCAATTTCTACGCCAGGGCTACTTCTGTGTCGATAAAAAATATACGACAGAAGAAACACTAGTACTAAACCGAATTGTACCATTAAAGGACTCATGGAAACGTTTGTCATGAAACTTTTTCTCGTACTTCGTCGTCTAACTTAAAAAGGGTTAAAGGAGAGGAACCATGAAGTACTTGATGATTTTGATTTTATCGTTAACTTTAGCTGCATGTGGGCAATCGCCAGAGCAAGAAGAGCCACGAACTGGGTACGAAGGAAGTCCAGACGGAGGGCAGTCAATTGGTGTACCTGAGGGTGATGCTGTCGATATCATCCGTGATTTTGTAGCAAATGAGTTAGATGAGTTGGCTTTTTCGGGACTTTATCTAGCACATGATCCACATATGCATGTCGTATTGCTCGTGCAAGAGGATTATTACGATGAAGATTTGAGGGAAAGAATTGTAGCTTTTGCAGAGAGTAAGGGCAGTGACAATTTAGAGTTTGAAATCAAACCTGCCAAATATTCATATCAAACGTTAGATACGATTATGAATAAATTAAATGAGTCATATCAACAATTATTAGTGACTGAAAGACAAGTTCTTTCTTTTGGCATTGATGAAATGGAAAACCGAATTTTTATGGATGTCTCAACGAAAGCCGATC
This window contains:
- a CDS encoding general stress protein — encoded protein: MRSRLEKRFTFLYTGEAAAMVVFIFVSFLWHLSFPGLGLFYLFSFWVSFLLLLFLLMQGSYYWYSKRRRLKKEGTSITPDRVVQYLWRMKRWNVIWIWIAPLSFFIDVYIWYPSLPLGMAIALFIYIFSILEYINYFHLQLSYDNVSDIKYLAKTRRLKQACISKDFVRKRLNR
- a CDS encoding DUF6843 domain-containing protein; this encodes MQDSILFAAIVFVYTAIGTVIYGIPVSLLSDWLTKNMQDYRLLVAGLIHLFFGAATVIFIDFLAYYAVFSACLFFVINEWLHRRERSRKKLLGSSLVIVAFLALAIFAVYKVPPLFQEKTNTIYLIPEGFEGPIIVFYSEPNQPKPETEGAYKVVPVEVAKLKEDEDTYGFYKTSSPQSFGILNNEYYYVDQAGERTMIPHDCVHYDGVGSFNDSNGKTANYEKLQLTKSMCGENYFMQGNERYRRLSDKVLERMFED
- a CDS encoding dienelactone hydrolase family protein, coding for MIKLTDKNSDSVIIVIHEIYGINQHMKNFCESLSEQNFDVFCPDLYESHTPFEYHQEKVAYHHFMENVGFDKALHKIKDILSDIKNQYKRIFIVGFSVGATIAWLCSEDESVDGIVGYYGSRIRNYVGILPKSPVMLFFSTEEKSCNVDELISTLDKKNSKLYKFSGQHGFSDAYSSKYNEESAQKAYTQMMNFFQKLR
- a CDS encoding GNAT family N-acetyltransferase — translated: MEKEINFRIATEQDLDKIVEMLADDVLGRKRERYEQPLPDSYIEAFRAISSDPNNELVVACHGDEIIGVQQITFTPYITYQGGWRATIEGVRTSSASRGKGIGTELINWGINRAKERGCHLVQLTTDKERPDALRFYEKLGFKATHEGLKLKLK
- a CDS encoding glutamine--tRNA ligase/YqeY domain fusion protein, whose translation is MDNFLTKLVAEDVKEATFQRPICTRFPPEPNGYLHIGSAYAIHTNYMIAKEFKGKFNLRFDDTNPLKEDIEYVNAIIEDLEWLEYRPDNIFYGSDYSEQIFESAVRLIKKGKAYVCDLSPKEMTEYRGTLTEGGKDSPYRHRSVEENLELFLKMKNGDFANASKVLRAKIDMSSANINLRDPVLYRIIHASHYRTGNDWCIYPMYDFAHPIQDAIEGITHSLCSIEFKDHRPLYEWVLNELDLIEPPKQREFGRLNVTGVVTSKRFLRELVHGGYVDGWDDPRMPTIRGMRRRGFTPSAIRHFIEEIGLAKHQTVVDMAMLEHSVRNDLKPKAPSVMAVLEPLRVVITNYPEGQTEYLTVKNNSENPELGSREVPFSRVVYIEREDFMEVPEPGFKRLTLGTEVRLMGAYFIKCDEVVKDTNGETFELRCTYDPETKSGTGFKGRKVKGTIHWVSAEHAVKVDVHLYYKLLVEENEKESTWEEKINTNSLAIRKGVVVEPSIANALPEEKFQFLRQGYFCVDKKYTTEETLVLNRIVPLKDSWKRLS